A stretch of the Kroppenstedtia eburnea genome encodes the following:
- a CDS encoding YhfT family protein, with protein sequence MEFSLLKMILVALLTASTALLSYYGRAVFHDGIRPIMPEFIEGRMKRPELASISFGLSVGFIASVGIAFTLSTKLLNPWLLFLPTDILGVLATRAWMAALFGGAWGVAVVSGLTAVQSAFGFFPIDFIGALGELSSPVLAGFALFPVLAIAYQFGWKKATFSAALVLLVRQLVELGLILPKDFKLLPEAGQLFVGTVLLVIFALMKDRGETSSISEGESLFEERTQRIRRGLPFFAVTGALIAVVANLGYFAGSEVSIFTLKEAYNATDPSQTQSLIQQAALADFLRGIGFVPLIVTTALTTGVYGVVGLTFIFPIAYLSPNPVIAAIGGALMISLEVLLLSKLGKVLERFPSLREASDSIRTAISNVMEIALLLGSVLAVLKMGEFTGFSIFVALYALNEALGRPVIRLAASPLAAILTGLILNLLYVLQLFTPAAG encoded by the coding sequence ATGGAATTCTCCCTGCTGAAAATGATTTTGGTTGCCCTGTTGACTGCCAGTACAGCTCTCCTCTCCTACTACGGGCGGGCGGTTTTTCACGATGGAATTCGCCCCATCATGCCTGAATTTATCGAGGGGAGAATGAAACGTCCCGAACTGGCTTCCATCTCCTTTGGATTGAGTGTGGGTTTTATCGCTTCTGTCGGAATCGCCTTCACCTTGTCCACCAAACTGCTCAACCCCTGGTTGTTGTTTTTGCCCACCGATATCCTGGGAGTTTTGGCCACCCGGGCCTGGATGGCTGCATTGTTTGGAGGCGCTTGGGGAGTGGCCGTCGTTTCGGGATTGACGGCTGTGCAATCCGCCTTCGGGTTCTTTCCCATCGACTTTATCGGTGCATTGGGAGAACTGAGCTCTCCAGTACTGGCCGGGTTCGCCCTTTTCCCGGTCTTGGCCATTGCTTACCAATTCGGCTGGAAAAAGGCGACTTTCTCCGCAGCTCTGGTTTTGCTGGTGCGACAACTGGTGGAGCTGGGCCTGATCCTGCCGAAAGACTTTAAACTCCTTCCGGAAGCCGGTCAGCTTTTCGTCGGGACTGTTTTGCTGGTGATATTTGCCCTGATGAAGGACAGGGGCGAGACTTCCTCCATTTCCGAAGGCGAATCCCTGTTTGAAGAACGGACACAGCGGATCCGCAGAGGCCTCCCCTTCTTTGCCGTCACCGGAGCATTGATCGCAGTTGTTGCCAACCTGGGTTACTTTGCCGGTTCCGAAGTTTCCATCTTTACCTTGAAAGAAGCTTATAACGCCACCGATCCGTCCCAGACTCAGTCACTGATCCAGCAGGCGGCATTGGCTGATTTCCTGCGCGGGATCGGTTTTGTGCCACTGATCGTAACGACAGCGCTGACCACAGGAGTGTACGGTGTTGTGGGACTCACCTTTATTTTCCCCATCGCCTACCTCTCACCCAATCCTGTGATCGCTGCCATCGGAGGGGCACTTATGATCTCTTTGGAAGTTTTGCTTCTGTCCAAGCTCGGAAAGGTCCTGGAACGTTTCCCTTCCTTGCGGGAAGCTTCGGACAGCATCCGCACGGCCATCTCCAACGTGATGGAAATTGCCTTGCTGCTGGGGTCGGTACTGGCTGTACTCAAGATGGGGGAATTCACCGGATTCAGCATCTTCGTCGCGCTTTATGCTCTGAATGAGGCATTGGGTCGGCCTGTCATCCGTCTGGCCGCCTCTCCCTTGGCCGCTATTTTGACCGGGTTAATCTTGAATCTGCTCTATGTATTGCAGTTGTTTACGCCGGCTGCCGGTTGA
- a CDS encoding phosphotriesterase family protein, with the protein MGHAIRTVTGDILPKALGPTLIHEHVVLDLSRIRKDQDAILADSDPLNRELQNLRAAGCGGIVEVTNRGMGRDVQSLADLSRRHGIPIVAATGFYKQSYYTEEVFQKTEEELTERFVKELTVEVEGTGIRAGIIAEIGSSLHEITPDEHKVFQAAIRAQRKTGAPLSTHCEMGTMGSEQLTLFSRADLDLSKVSIGHQDLNGNRQEYEALLRAGVYIQFDTIGKNAYRPDEERLDDLLWILDKGYEKQIMLSTDITKKSYLKVNGGFGYEHLFTRFLPRLKERGVHQREIDTMMVDNPRRFLSFAV; encoded by the coding sequence ATGGGTCACGCAATCAGAACCGTCACTGGAGATATTCTGCCAAAAGCACTGGGGCCAACTCTGATCCACGAACATGTTGTATTGGATCTCTCCCGGATCCGGAAAGATCAAGATGCCATACTGGCGGACTCCGATCCACTGAACCGGGAGCTGCAAAATCTCCGTGCTGCCGGTTGCGGCGGGATCGTGGAAGTGACCAACCGGGGAATGGGCAGGGATGTCCAATCCCTGGCTGATCTTTCCCGGAGACACGGGATCCCGATCGTAGCTGCGACGGGCTTTTATAAGCAGTCTTATTACACAGAAGAGGTGTTTCAAAAAACCGAAGAAGAGCTGACAGAACGGTTTGTGAAAGAACTGACGGTGGAAGTGGAAGGCACCGGCATCCGTGCTGGAATCATCGCCGAAATCGGCAGCAGTCTTCATGAGATCACACCGGATGAACACAAAGTGTTCCAAGCAGCGATCCGGGCGCAAAGAAAAACCGGCGCCCCACTTAGTACCCATTGTGAAATGGGCACCATGGGTTCTGAGCAGCTCACCCTCTTTTCCCGGGCCGACCTGGATCTTTCCAAAGTTTCCATCGGCCATCAGGATCTGAACGGAAACCGTCAAGAATACGAAGCTCTGCTCAGGGCAGGTGTCTACATCCAGTTCGACACGATCGGCAAAAACGCTTACCGCCCCGATGAAGAACGGTTGGATGACTTGCTGTGGATCCTGGACAAAGGATACGAAAAACAGATCATGTTATCCACGGATATCACCAAAAAGTCCTACCTGAAGGTGAACGGGGGATTCGGTTATGAACACTTGTTTACCCGTTTTCTTCCCCGATTGAAAGAAAGGGGCGTCCACCAAAGAGAAATCGATACCATGATGGTGGACAATCCCCGGCGCTTCCTATCCTTTGCGGTGTAA
- a CDS encoding aminotransferase class V-fold PLP-dependent enzyme, with protein sequence MGPANLNTMTVNEAKEMQFRLTEAIAAIFRGNEFLNLGDLGVVPGKGRPLQTEKVEEVLARFFGVEACALVRGAGTGAIRTILAVLTEPGDPLMVHTSPMYQTTKETVRLMGLIPKVVDYNNSEALRNALKEQRDCKVFYVQHSRQHPEDTYDLDSVIQLVRSYRPDLPIVVDDNYTALKVPKIGVELGASFSCFSGFKLLGPPGIGIVVGKKEPIDTLKKRNYSGGGQVQGFEAMELLRSLVMAPVAIAVQTEQVDFLCRGLNNGEVPLVAKAYITFSQSKNVILELEEPIAPQVIAASEKYGAAIYPVGAESRYEVLPMIYRPSGTFLESRPQLAQTGIRLNPMRAGAELTMEILRKAIADVTGERV encoded by the coding sequence ATGGGACCTGCAAATTTGAACACAATGACGGTGAATGAAGCGAAGGAAATGCAATTCCGACTGACAGAAGCGATTGCTGCAATATTCCGGGGAAATGAGTTTCTGAATCTCGGAGACCTGGGGGTGGTCCCCGGTAAGGGCAGGCCTTTGCAAACGGAAAAAGTGGAGGAGGTTTTGGCTCGATTTTTCGGGGTTGAAGCATGTGCACTTGTAAGAGGAGCCGGAACAGGAGCCATTCGCACGATTTTGGCGGTATTGACCGAACCGGGAGACCCATTGATGGTACACACCAGCCCGATGTACCAAACAACAAAGGAGACGGTTCGTTTGATGGGGTTAATCCCCAAAGTTGTGGATTACAACAATTCAGAGGCATTGAGAAATGCTCTTAAGGAACAACGGGATTGTAAAGTGTTTTATGTGCAACATTCCCGACAACACCCGGAAGATACCTATGATCTGGACTCTGTGATCCAATTGGTCCGCAGTTACCGTCCCGATCTGCCCATTGTGGTGGATGATAACTACACAGCCCTGAAGGTGCCCAAAATCGGGGTTGAACTGGGAGCCTCCTTTTCCTGTTTTTCCGGGTTTAAACTGCTGGGCCCTCCCGGCATCGGAATCGTCGTGGGGAAAAAGGAACCCATCGATACCCTTAAGAAACGCAACTATTCCGGTGGCGGACAGGTTCAGGGGTTTGAAGCCATGGAGCTTCTCCGCTCCCTGGTCATGGCTCCGGTGGCCATCGCTGTTCAGACGGAACAAGTGGATTTTTTGTGCCGGGGATTGAACAATGGGGAAGTTCCACTGGTAGCCAAAGCTTATATCACCTTTTCTCAATCCAAGAATGTCATATTGGAACTGGAGGAACCCATCGCCCCCCAGGTGATTGCCGCCAGCGAGAAATACGGCGCCGCGATCTATCCCGTAGGTGCCGAGTCCCGTTACGAAGTGCTTCCCATGATCTACCGTCCGTCGGGAACCTTTTTGGAAAGCCGTCCGCAACTGGCACAAACGGGAATCCGCCTCAATCCCATGCGGGCAGGAGCGGAACTGACCATGGAAATCTTGCGCAAGGCGATCGCCGATGTGACCGGGGAGCGGGTTTAA
- a CDS encoding YhfX family PLP-dependent enzyme has product MFLSTTISQNPRLAEYAVHLHQRGTIRPNTYVLDLDTISENAAKLAETARKHGMKLYMMTKQVGRNLEVAQAVADSIPSAVAVDPWEALHLAKGGIPLGHVGHLVQIPSSMVEAILDYRPEVITVFSLEKAREISEAARARHYRQDLLLKVKGEEDLVYEGQWGGFREEEWISAAREIEALPGVRIAGVTAFPCLLYDGKEIIPTPNFQTLIRAKGTLEEVLNRPLDQINAPSATSCASLSLLKSMGATHGEPGHALTGTTPLHQHPGQPEQPAIVYISEISHREGDVAYAYGGGHYRRSRMRQAMIGRNLEEMMNRKVPLMELAPEAIDYTIGLHVGKMPVEVGETVLFAFRTQIFVTRSEVAVVSGLHSGRPEIKGIYNHLGESLS; this is encoded by the coding sequence ATGTTTCTTTCCACAACCATCTCCCAAAACCCCCGGTTGGCGGAGTATGCCGTTCATCTGCACCAAAGGGGAACGATTCGTCCCAACACCTATGTTCTCGACCTGGATACCATCAGCGAAAATGCCGCCAAACTGGCTGAAACCGCTCGAAAACACGGAATGAAGCTCTATATGATGACGAAGCAGGTCGGACGTAATCTTGAAGTGGCCCAGGCCGTTGCCGACTCCATTCCCAGCGCGGTGGCCGTCGATCCTTGGGAGGCGCTCCATCTGGCCAAAGGTGGGATTCCACTGGGACATGTCGGACATTTAGTGCAGATTCCCTCTTCCATGGTGGAAGCGATTCTCGATTACCGCCCGGAAGTGATTACTGTCTTCTCCCTGGAAAAAGCCCGGGAAATATCCGAGGCGGCCCGTGCCCGCCACTACCGGCAAGATCTTTTGCTGAAAGTGAAGGGAGAAGAAGATCTGGTATATGAAGGCCAATGGGGAGGGTTCCGGGAAGAAGAATGGATCTCGGCGGCCCGGGAAATCGAAGCATTGCCTGGGGTGCGGATCGCCGGCGTCACCGCCTTTCCCTGCCTGCTGTATGATGGAAAAGAGATCATCCCCACCCCCAATTTTCAAACCCTGATTCGCGCTAAAGGCACCCTGGAAGAGGTATTGAACCGCCCGCTGGATCAAATCAACGCCCCCAGTGCCACCTCCTGTGCCAGCCTCTCTCTGCTGAAATCCATGGGAGCTACACATGGAGAACCTGGACACGCTTTGACGGGGACCACTCCCTTACACCAGCACCCCGGTCAACCGGAGCAACCGGCCATCGTCTATATCAGCGAGATTTCCCATCGCGAGGGGGACGTCGCCTATGCCTACGGAGGAGGCCACTATCGTCGCTCCCGGATGCGACAAGCCATGATCGGGCGCAACTTGGAGGAGATGATGAACCGGAAAGTTCCCCTGATGGAACTGGCACCGGAAGCCATCGATTATACCATCGGACTCCATGTGGGAAAGATGCCGGTGGAAGTGGGCGAAACTGTCTTATTCGCTTTTCGGACCCAGATTTTTGTTACCCGCAGCGAAGTCGCCGTGGTATCGGGGTTGCATTCGGGAAGACCTGAGATCAAGGGAATCTATAACCACTTGGGGGAGTCACTTAGTTGA
- a CDS encoding phosphopentomutase produces MKKRAILLILDSLGVGAMDDVPKVRPRDVGADTFRHILDQAEQIEIPNLEKLGINQLLHHPRLRNQPPLASWGTLNLQHEGADSYAGHQEIMGTRPRKPVREPFVKVLPRVKKALQNEGYRVEVPNPDLPYLWVNPGVVIGDNIETDYGQIYNVSAALDVISFAEVLKIGKAVREEVRVNRVIALGGEGISPEHLRQNVERREDGLIGLNSPKSGVYRKNYQARHLGYGVDPEKQIPTLLVRAGWPVHLIGKMQDVITCEGAETFPGVDTDQVMRNVRNRFSQLERGLIAATVQETDLAGHAEDVNRYARKIMQVDRHLGPLLDQMGENDLLLISADHGNDPTAGHSQHTREKTFILSYNQKRPAAFLGHRSTLSDIAATLSQFFRVPPPENGTGFYKERK; encoded by the coding sequence ATGAAAAAACGGGCCATCTTACTCATATTGGACAGCTTGGGAGTCGGAGCCATGGATGATGTGCCAAAGGTACGTCCCCGTGATGTTGGGGCCGATACCTTTCGCCATATCCTGGATCAGGCGGAACAGATCGAGATCCCCAATCTGGAGAAGTTGGGGATCAATCAACTGCTGCATCATCCCCGTCTCCGGAACCAACCTCCCCTGGCCAGCTGGGGCACCCTGAACTTACAGCATGAAGGGGCGGACAGCTATGCCGGTCACCAGGAAATCATGGGAACCCGACCCCGAAAACCGGTGCGGGAGCCTTTTGTGAAAGTTCTCCCCCGTGTGAAAAAAGCGTTGCAAAATGAAGGATATCGCGTGGAAGTCCCGAATCCCGATCTCCCATACCTGTGGGTGAATCCCGGAGTCGTCATCGGAGACAACATCGAAACCGACTACGGACAGATTTACAACGTCTCCGCCGCTTTGGACGTGATTTCCTTTGCGGAGGTACTGAAAATCGGAAAAGCCGTCCGGGAAGAAGTGCGGGTCAATCGTGTGATCGCCCTGGGCGGAGAAGGAATCTCCCCCGAACATCTCCGACAGAATGTGGAACGCCGGGAAGACGGCCTGATCGGTCTCAACTCCCCAAAATCGGGTGTTTACAGGAAAAATTACCAAGCACGCCACCTTGGCTACGGTGTCGACCCGGAGAAACAGATCCCCACACTCTTGGTCCGGGCCGGCTGGCCCGTCCATCTGATCGGCAAAATGCAGGATGTGATCACATGTGAAGGGGCCGAAACCTTTCCCGGCGTGGATACGGACCAGGTGATGCGAAATGTGAGAAATCGTTTCAGTCAGCTGGAGCGGGGACTGATCGCCGCAACCGTTCAGGAAACCGACCTGGCAGGTCATGCGGAGGATGTCAACCGCTATGCCCGGAAAATCATGCAGGTGGACCGGCATTTAGGCCCACTTCTGGATCAGATGGGAGAAAACGACTTGCTTCTGATCAGCGCCGATCACGGCAATGATCCCACTGCTGGCCACAGTCAACATACCCGGGAAAAAACGTTTATCTTGTCATACAATCAAAAAAGGCCTGCCGCCTTCCTTGGCCATCGGTCCACCCTGTCCGATATCGCTGCCACCCTGTCACAGTTCTTTCGCGTTCCGCCTCCGGAAAACGGAACTGGATTTTATAAAGAGAGGAAATGA
- a CDS encoding glycerophosphodiester phosphodiesterase family protein, whose translation MSTKKRLLLNNTGRRVWVWFLLCVLIFVYFNNSSLFVQSGSGKPKLLAHRGLAQTFDMEGVTNETCTAERIHPPEHPYLENTIPSMRAAFAAGADVVELDVHLTADDQFAVFHDWTLDCRTEGTGVTRDYTMAKLKQLDVGYGYTADGGKTFPFRGKGVALMPSLDEVLSTFPDRSFLIHVKSEDPEEGVKLAKRLSALPQEHRKRLSVYGGDQPIKTLHRHLPDVRVMSRETMKDCLIPYIGVGWTGVVPSACEQTQLHIPEKIAPWLWGWSDRFMERMDRAGTRVILVAGSGGFSEGFDTGEALNRLPSGYSGWIWTNRIDRIAPTVKGEGDSD comes from the coding sequence ATGTCGACGAAGAAGCGGTTGCTTCTGAATAATACCGGAAGACGGGTGTGGGTGTGGTTCCTTCTCTGCGTCCTGATCTTTGTATATTTCAATAACAGCTCGTTATTTGTACAATCCGGTTCCGGGAAGCCGAAGCTGCTGGCCCATCGTGGGCTGGCTCAAACCTTTGACATGGAGGGGGTGACCAATGAAACCTGCACCGCGGAGCGGATCCATCCGCCGGAGCATCCTTATCTGGAGAATACGATCCCCTCGATGCGGGCGGCATTTGCGGCCGGTGCCGATGTGGTGGAACTGGATGTTCATCTGACAGCGGATGATCAGTTTGCCGTGTTTCATGACTGGACTCTGGATTGCCGGACCGAAGGCACAGGGGTCACACGGGATTACACGATGGCGAAGCTGAAGCAACTGGATGTGGGCTACGGTTATACTGCTGATGGGGGCAAAACCTTTCCTTTTCGCGGGAAAGGAGTCGCCCTCATGCCCTCACTGGATGAAGTCTTGTCCACTTTTCCCGATCGTTCTTTTCTCATCCATGTGAAAAGTGAGGATCCGGAAGAGGGGGTGAAGCTGGCAAAGCGCCTCTCCGCTCTGCCACAGGAGCATCGGAAACGCCTCAGTGTATACGGCGGAGATCAACCGATCAAAACGTTACACCGACACCTTCCGGATGTCCGTGTCATGTCCCGGGAAACGATGAAAGATTGTCTGATCCCCTACATCGGGGTCGGTTGGACCGGGGTCGTTCCCTCCGCCTGCGAGCAGACACAACTGCACATTCCTGAAAAAATCGCCCCTTGGCTTTGGGGCTGGTCCGACCGTTTTATGGAACGGATGGATCGGGCGGGGACACGTGTCATCCTGGTTGCCGGCAGCGGGGGCTTCTCTGAAGGATTTGATACCGGCGAAGCTCTCAACCGGCTCCCCTCCGGCTACTCCGGTTGGATCTGGACCAACCGCATCGACCGGATCGCACCCACGGTGAAGGGGGAAGGAGATTCGGATTAG
- a CDS encoding tartrate dehydrogenase, which produces MRQYSIALIPGDGIGVDVIREGKKVLDTIADIDGSLAFSYREFDWSCEYYLRHGKMMPEDGLETLKGFDTIYLGAVGYPGVQDHVSLWGLLLPIRRTFQQYINLRPVKLLRGIRSPLAGRGAEDLDFLVVRENNEGEYSNMGGRIYEGTEQDMAIQNTVFTRTGVERVLRYAFQVARDQGKRRRLTAATKSNGINYTMPFWDEYVRKIQQEFPDVETSLVHIDALAAFFVTKPDTFDVVVASNLFGDILTDLGAAIVGGIGIAPSANINPEKKYPSMFEPVHGSAPDIAGKGIANPVAAIWCASMMLDHFGESAAAEAILEALQDVLEEGQHVTPDLGGSARTEEMGEAVCDKLKEKLG; this is translated from the coding sequence ATGAGACAGTATTCCATTGCATTGATTCCGGGGGACGGGATCGGGGTGGATGTGATCCGGGAAGGAAAAAAAGTGTTGGATACGATCGCGGACATCGACGGATCTCTTGCATTTTCCTATCGCGAGTTTGACTGGAGTTGTGAATACTACCTCCGGCACGGCAAAATGATGCCGGAAGACGGGCTGGAGACTTTGAAAGGCTTTGATACCATTTATCTGGGGGCCGTCGGTTACCCCGGCGTGCAGGACCATGTCTCCCTGTGGGGGTTGCTGTTGCCGATTCGCCGTACCTTTCAGCAGTACATCAACCTCCGGCCTGTGAAGTTACTCCGCGGCATCCGCTCCCCCCTCGCCGGACGCGGCGCGGAGGACCTCGACTTTCTGGTGGTCCGGGAGAACAACGAAGGGGAGTATTCCAACATGGGTGGCCGCATCTACGAGGGGACCGAGCAGGACATGGCGATCCAGAACACCGTCTTCACCCGCACCGGCGTGGAGCGGGTGTTGCGCTACGCTTTCCAGGTGGCCCGGGATCAGGGGAAGCGCAGACGGCTGACGGCAGCCACCAAATCCAACGGGATCAACTACACGATGCCCTTCTGGGACGAATACGTGCGCAAGATTCAGCAGGAGTTTCCCGATGTTGAAACCAGTCTCGTTCATATCGACGCCCTGGCAGCCTTTTTTGTCACCAAACCGGACACCTTCGATGTAGTGGTGGCCTCCAACCTGTTCGGAGATATCCTGACTGACCTGGGAGCCGCCATTGTCGGCGGAATTGGGATCGCTCCATCGGCCAATATCAACCCTGAGAAAAAATATCCTTCCATGTTTGAACCCGTTCACGGTTCCGCCCCGGACATCGCCGGCAAAGGCATCGCCAATCCCGTGGCCGCCATCTGGTGCGCCTCCATGATGCTGGATCACTTCGGGGAGAGTGCCGCGGCGGAAGCGATCCTGGAGGCGCTCCAGGACGTATTGGAAGAGGGACAGCATGTGACGCCGGACCTCGGCGGAAGCGCACGGACGGAAGAAATGGGAGAGGCGGTGTGCGACAAGCTGAAGGAAAAGTTGGGCTAG
- a CDS encoding heat-shock protein HtpX: MGFTWSDFGSSEQRKGHVKPHPDRLGPEIYQIHPRSVVKKRFIGRVGFHME; encoded by the coding sequence TTGGGTTTCACATGGAGTGATTTTGGATCGTCAGAACAACGAAAAGGTCATGTGAAACCCCATCCCGACCGGCTCGGCCCAGAGATTTATCAGATACACCCTAGAAGCGTTGTGAAAAAGCGATTCATAGGGAGGGTTGGGTTTCACATGGAGTGA